The DNA segment ACACGAGAGAGGAGGGCATGAAGCTCTGGTCTGAATAGTGCTTCAGGCTGAAAGGATTGCACTGTTACCTGGCCATCGAGCAGAGTGGTGCAAGCATTGAACTGGAAGGAGTGACGCGCCTGGTGCTCTGACTCTGGGAAAGGCCGATTAATATACTTAGAGTGTGGAACACGTAGCAGGATTTCCTGCACTGAGCTAGTGGAGATGATTCCTCCAGAAAGATCCAGCAAAGCTTTGTGGACATGGGCAGCAGCATCAGAGACCCAGTGCATTCCTAAATGGGCTGGAAACCTCTTGAAGGCAATGTCTTGTTTCTCAAGAAGAAATGTGTGGCCCCCCTCTTCAGGGGACATCATTGGATTTGGGGTGTAGTCTTCATAAAAAGCACTGAAGCCAGCTACCCCAGGTACTGCATCTAAGACCAGGGGACTTGCTTCCAGCCCACGAGAGGCCAACAAGGCAGCTTCAAGGCCCAGACGAGAGGCATTGCCAATGTGCAGAGGCTTGGACTGAGTGGCAGCATTAGCCATTGGGGCCCCTGCTAAAGAGGCAGCGATGGCCAAGGCATGGCTGCTCTGATTATGGTTGAGGCAAAGGAGCCGGGCACAGGCAGCAGCACTGCCCAGTGTCCCTACAACACTTGGGGGGTGGAACCTtcggaaagaaataaaaaagaagatcAGAATTTGAAATTCCTATCCAAATCCTGAAAAGTGAGGTACAAATGGAAAATATTAAGCCTCAGGTGGGATATTTACagatattatgtatattattatacatatattgtATACTATATAATCCATAACTCCAAAGTCTTCTCAATTTAGCATAGTCATTTAAATTCACACAACTCAAATTGTATAAAAAGTTAGATAGGTTAAGgttatatttaaataacttATATAACCTTTTTATTCATATGGATGATATTTTGATGAGAAATTACATTCATttgatttaattcaaatttCTAATGAGattatgtgtgtaaaaaaatccCATAAGAATGCTAAAGTCTATGGATAACAACAAAGACAGACAcctttttaatgaaatttgcAATCAATTCATATAATAAGTCCTATTGCTTAGTAACCACATACATCAACAAACATCATTGAAATGGCACAGGTGTTTCTGTTTAAAGAACATTTAGGGGAAATAACAAATTATTAGTCATTTCATCCCACTCTGGGAGTAAAAACATCACTAATAGGGCAGTACGGACACAAACAGAAGTGGTTTGTATGAGCACCCGTGTAAATGATTTCGTCATAACTTCCTTTCAGTGTAAATTCTGTTAGCAAAGCCTCTCCCATCTAAATGCTTGGAGAATACATATGTTGTTTACCCCAGTGACTGTTCTGTTGAGACTACCCTcagatatttcatcatttagtattattattattcattttgagACTATTTAAGAACACTGAGGTATCCTGTTATGATGGTTGCTCACCCTTGTTTTATGGTGTTGTTTGGAGAACCGTGTGTGTTTTGGAGACAATTCTCACCTCTTGGGAATGTTCTGAGCCTCATTGGAGAATCTCATCAAGCGACCTTGGACCTCAATGCCAATGTTGAAGGCCATCAGTAAGTCTAGACCACTTGGTTTGCTGTTTTGGGACAGCATGTCACAAATGGCAAGAAGAGCGGGAAGCACTGCACCAGAGGGATGAGTTGCAGGGTGCCAGGTATCGTCAAAGTCCATGGAATGAACCTGAGGAAGATCAGCTAATCAACGATGGCAGGTGCATTGCTTTAATTATATGGTGCTTAGTGGGCACATAGTTCTGTTATGTCAACTCTATTATAAAGGTCAAAATGTTGGTCTTAGCCATCTGACCTACCCTTTCTAACAATAACATGAGTGGATTAACACTTGACCACAGGAAAATATGACTAAGGCTTAATAATATTTCCATGGCTTGTCTGGTTGGGAAAAGGCAAACACAGAACTTCTTATACAcagtttatttttcactttttcacattCTGTCCAATTGAGGCAAGTAGGGAAAATGAAAGTGACAGAAACCACagtgatttcttttttcatacACCACAGAGATCAGTGATTATttctaagaaaagaaaactattCCTTTGGAAAAACTAGTTCTTGTTTGTAAGATGTAAAAATCTATATAAACAACACAGTATGAATAGGAATACTTACTGCTACTCCATTAACTAAGGCAGCCAGAGTTGGGGAAAGCTTGGTCCCACTGCGCCCGTAGACAAAACTGATGTCATCGGGAGCGTACATGTGCTTttggagaaaaaggaaaaagggggGTCATTTGAATGCTTGCtgctacacatactgtactgcactgGGCCAAATTGTCTGAGGACAGACTGTGTAAGCAGTGAATACAGCACTGCTTCTGTGTAAATGAGGGTTTGATTTTGGAAGGTTGAAAATAACTTTGAGTCTAGACGAAGCACATACATATTAAAGTCAAATAGGGTGGTAGGAGTAAAGTAAAGTATAAATTACCTGGCAATGCTGGAGTGCCAGATCAAACACTTCAGTGGTGCTGCCCAGCAGCCCCACACCAATGCTGTCCAGCACCATTCGTTTGCTTCTCTGGAGTACGACTGGCGACAGATGCTTTGGCTGCACACTCTGGATGAATTTGCCAAAGCTACTGGTTATAGTCTCCTCAGGTTTGGGCTGCTCCTTGACTGAAAACACAGGTTGAAGAATGGAATGCTCACATTGATGTTTTACCAACCAAGTGAACTGATCAATAGAATATATCTTGGTACAACCAGTTAATTTAAATCTTAGCCCTatgtgacaaatatttaaaaaaaaaaatgtgataagTAGAACTGGCTCACCATTTATTGCAGGTTTATGGAGTCTTCTGACTGCAGACAGGGTTGACACTGGTCTGGTCAGTTTCTAGATAAT comes from the Tachysurus fulvidraco isolate hzauxx_2018 chromosome 17, HZAU_PFXX_2.0, whole genome shotgun sequence genome and includes:
- the irg1l gene encoding immunoresponsive gene 1, like; this translates as MLSTMQKLTRPVSTLSAVRRLHKPAINVKEQPKPEETITSSFGKFIQSVQPKHLSPVVLQRSKRMVLDSIGVGLLGSTTEVFDLALQHCQHMYAPDDISFVYGRSGTKLSPTLAALVNGVAVHSMDFDDTWHPATHPSGAVLPALLAICDMLSQNSKPSGLDLLMAFNIGIEVQGRLMRFSNEAQNIPKRFHPPSVVGTLGSAAACARLLCLNHNQSSHALAIAASLAGAPMANAATQSKPLHIGNASRLGLEAALLASRGLEASPLVLDAVPGVAGFSAFYEDYTPNPMMSPEEGGHTFLLEKQDIAFKRFPAHLGMHWVSDAAAHVHKALLDLSGGIISTSSVQEILLRVPHSKYINRPFPESEHQARHSFQFNACTTLLDGQVTVQSFQPEALFRPELHALLSRVRVEHPQDNPANFDCMYGEVQVTLVNGIVLRGHCDTFYGHWRKPLSDESLHKKFRSNASTVLAPERVDGLIEAVDQLEFLSDCKPLLAQLQ